In one Natronosalvus amylolyticus genomic region, the following are encoded:
- a CDS encoding J domain-containing protein, translating into MAVADERRERCDGCGKTVMLENLTTVTMPDGERLACCPTCEQHARDVAEKLGSIDQSRDSCDGCNSTFPTSSLEDIVLTDGTVLTCCSSCLEDAPGYGGGESKTEGGVDPDTGATQAAETTEIATRRQLCSQCHEWVTEELYHVTTIDGRTEEMCTDCKELAEEKGVVNRVKMRRAEAREILRVDEDATTAEIRQAFLTQIKHAHPDKKSGSESAFKLVKEAYDRLR; encoded by the coding sequence ATGGCTGTGGCTGACGAACGTCGCGAGCGATGTGACGGGTGTGGGAAAACCGTCATGCTCGAAAATTTGACGACCGTGACGATGCCGGATGGGGAACGGCTCGCCTGTTGTCCGACCTGTGAGCAACACGCTCGAGACGTCGCCGAGAAACTCGGCTCTATCGACCAGTCCCGAGACAGCTGTGACGGCTGTAACTCGACGTTTCCGACCAGCAGCCTCGAGGATATCGTCCTGACCGATGGGACGGTGCTTACCTGTTGTTCGAGTTGCCTCGAGGATGCGCCCGGTTACGGTGGTGGCGAGTCAAAAACCGAGGGCGGGGTCGATCCGGATACCGGGGCCACACAGGCAGCCGAAACCACTGAAATCGCCACTCGTCGGCAACTCTGTAGCCAGTGTCACGAGTGGGTCACGGAGGAACTCTACCACGTGACGACTATCGACGGCCGAACCGAAGAGATGTGTACGGACTGTAAGGAACTGGCGGAGGAGAAAGGCGTCGTCAACCGCGTGAAGATGCGTCGTGCGGAAGCCCGAGAGATCCTCCGCGTGGACGAAGATGCGACGACCGCCGAAATCCGGCAGGCGTTTCTCACGCAGATCAAACACGCACACCCGGACAAAAAAAGTGGCAGCGAATCTGCGTTCAAGTTAGTCAAAGAAGCCTACGACCGGCTTCGATAA
- a CDS encoding toll/interleukin-1 receptor domain-containing protein: protein MTGEQVFVSHAPSDLELVQELFSTVKNFPFGVHIVLEEVGSGRSRKRLEGRLANSDIVVAVLTNRSAGSRWINQEIGYALAKGIPVLPLYETEDLRGGFVSDVEGVKIDRENPSFTIFNLLCRLRGELAPLGAMSVPNWYIRFPCTIPDCGHPVTLDITQGQTKLWKLHQHGQQLTATCDICESKYYFDPATIGFRGREDGIQRSE from the coding sequence ATGACCGGAGAACAGGTATTCGTCTCACACGCCCCTTCTGATCTGGAGCTCGTACAGGAACTGTTCTCCACGGTCAAGAATTTTCCATTCGGCGTGCATATCGTGCTCGAGGAGGTCGGCTCCGGTCGGTCGCGAAAACGACTCGAGGGTCGGCTCGCTAACAGCGACATAGTGGTTGCCGTCCTGACGAACCGTTCGGCCGGAAGCCGGTGGATCAACCAGGAGATCGGCTACGCGCTCGCGAAGGGGATTCCGGTGTTGCCGCTGTACGAGACCGAGGATCTGCGCGGCGGTTTCGTTAGCGACGTTGAGGGCGTCAAAATCGACCGAGAGAACCCATCGTTTACTATCTTTAATCTGCTCTGTCGGCTCCGTGGCGAGTTGGCGCCGTTGGGAGCGATGTCGGTACCGAACTGGTACATTCGATTCCCCTGTACGATTCCGGACTGCGGCCATCCGGTTACGCTTGACATTACGCAGGGGCAAACGAAACTCTGGAAACTCCACCAGCACGGCCAACAGTTGACGGCGACCTGTGACATCTGTGAATCGAAATATTACTTCGATCCGGCAACGATCGGTTTCCGTGGCCGTGAAGACGGCATTCAACGTTCTGAGTGA
- the tpiA gene encoding triose-phosphate isomerase yields MFVLVNLKTYPCDPVAVAEAAAEVDDTTDARIAVAPQAAHLEAVAETGVETWAQHVDPIEYGSNTGHTLAETVADAGAAGTLINHSEHRLTLDDIDGSVQAAERAGLETVVCANNPPQIGAAAALGPDAVAVEPPELIGSGTPVSQADPDIVSDAVDAAGAVDSDVTVLCGAGISTGEDVVAAGELGSKGVLLASGVAKADDPATALADLVAPL; encoded by the coding sequence ATGTTCGTACTGGTCAACCTGAAGACGTACCCGTGTGATCCGGTCGCCGTCGCGGAGGCGGCCGCCGAGGTCGACGACACGACAGACGCCCGTATCGCCGTTGCACCACAGGCTGCCCACCTCGAGGCCGTCGCCGAGACCGGCGTCGAAACCTGGGCCCAACACGTCGACCCAATCGAGTACGGCTCGAACACCGGGCACACGCTCGCCGAAACCGTCGCCGACGCCGGTGCCGCCGGGACGTTGATCAACCACTCCGAACACCGCCTCACGCTCGACGACATCGACGGCTCCGTACAGGCCGCCGAACGGGCCGGCCTCGAGACGGTCGTCTGTGCGAACAACCCACCACAGATCGGTGCCGCTGCGGCACTCGGGCCCGACGCCGTCGCAGTCGAGCCACCAGAACTCATCGGCAGTGGGACGCCGGTCAGCCAGGCCGACCCGGATATCGTGAGCGATGCCGTCGATGCAGCCGGAGCCGTCGATTCTGACGTTACCGTCCTCTGCGGGGCCGGTATCAGCACCGGCGAAGACGTGGTAGCCGCCGGGGAACTCGGTTCGAAAGGAGTCTTGCTCGCCAGCGGCGTCGCGAAAGCCGACGACCCTGCCACCGCACTGGCCGACCTCGTCGCACCCCTGTGA
- a CDS encoding multiprotein bridging factor aMBF1, whose translation MVQCEMCGAETSSPKTIKVEGAKLDVCSNCTSFGTEVKQPGSSSSTSTKYSTSSGSGSSGGSASSGSGSTSSRSSGSSSSRRRDMFDDMDEIVTDYDDRIRRAREGKSLSQSDLANELNEKASLIRKLERGDTLPSDRVQRKLENFLDISLTGGGGTADDTDWDGGKSSGSYTLGDVVKRKD comes from the coding sequence ATGGTTCAGTGCGAGATGTGTGGCGCCGAGACGTCGTCCCCGAAGACCATCAAAGTCGAGGGCGCGAAGCTGGACGTATGTTCGAACTGTACCAGCTTTGGAACCGAGGTGAAACAACCCGGCTCGAGTTCGAGCACGTCGACGAAATACTCGACGAGTTCGGGCTCCGGATCGAGTGGTGGAAGTGCCTCGAGCGGATCGGGTAGCACCAGCAGCCGATCCAGTGGCTCGAGCAGTTCCCGCCGCCGCGATATGTTCGACGACATGGACGAGATCGTCACCGACTACGATGACCGAATCCGTCGCGCACGCGAGGGCAAAAGCCTTAGCCAGTCCGACCTCGCAAACGAACTCAACGAGAAGGCCAGCCTGATCCGCAAGCTCGAGCGCGGTGACACCCTGCCGAGTGACCGCGTCCAGCGCAAACTCGAGAACTTCCTCGACATTTCGCTGACTGGCGGCGGCGGGACGGCCGACGATACCGACTGGGACGGCGGCAAATCGAGCGGCAGTTACACCCTCGGCGACGTCGTCAAGCGAAAAGACTGA
- a CDS encoding CDP-alcohol phosphatidyltransferase family protein: MTLDSLRPYISGFLDPFVRAFDRLGMGPDGVSVIAGIMAIAAGVAFYLGGVASPVWYVGAGFLVFLNGWLDIVDGALAREQGVSSPAGDLLDHVLDRYADIVMIGGLAAGIGDYWLGFLAVTGVVMTSYLGTQAQAVGLDRVYGGLVGRADRLAIIGIVGFLAYPLESFELGGYGPIGLLLLFLAVVGHLTALQRFTYARKALAAE, translated from the coding sequence ATGACGCTTGATTCGCTCCGACCCTATATCTCCGGCTTCCTCGACCCGTTCGTGCGTGCGTTCGATCGCCTCGGGATGGGTCCCGACGGCGTCAGCGTCATCGCTGGGATCATGGCCATCGCTGCCGGTGTCGCGTTCTATCTCGGCGGGGTGGCCTCGCCGGTCTGGTACGTCGGCGCTGGCTTTCTCGTGTTTTTGAACGGCTGGCTCGACATCGTCGACGGCGCACTGGCACGCGAACAGGGTGTTTCCTCGCCCGCAGGCGATTTGCTCGATCACGTCCTCGACCGATACGCCGACATCGTCATGATCGGCGGACTGGCAGCCGGGATTGGCGATTACTGGCTCGGTTTTCTGGCCGTCACCGGAGTCGTGATGACCTCCTATCTCGGCACCCAGGCTCAGGCCGTCGGCCTCGACCGGGTCTACGGCGGCCTCGTCGGCCGGGCCGACCGCCTGGCAATCATCGGCATCGTCGGCTTTCTGGCCTACCCACTCGAGTCGTTCGAACTCGGCGGCTACGGACCCATCGGGCTCCTGTTACTCTTCCTAGCCGTCGTCGGTCACCTGACCGCACTTCAGCGGTTTACGTACGCCAGAAAGGCGCTGGCAGCCGAATAG
- a CDS encoding adenylate kinase family protein: MRVAVTGTPGTGKTTATRLLEDRIQDGAEERVPHESGALDGFEVVHLNEVLESEGLYTDVDADRDSKVADLEALEAHLEGRDDVIIESHLAHHLPVDRVAVLRCAPESLESRLLERGETEAKARENVESEALDVILAEAVDRHGLESVYEIDTTDLEPAAVATALESVLSGEREPSAGTVDFVGYLA; this comes from the coding sequence GTGAGGGTCGCCGTCACCGGGACGCCAGGAACGGGGAAAACAACGGCGACGAGGCTGCTCGAGGACCGAATTCAGGATGGGGCGGAGGAACGAGTTCCCCACGAGTCCGGAGCCCTTGACGGGTTCGAAGTCGTTCATCTGAACGAGGTACTCGAGAGCGAGGGTCTGTACACCGACGTCGACGCCGACCGGGACAGCAAAGTCGCCGACCTCGAGGCACTGGAAGCCCACCTCGAGGGGCGAGACGACGTGATCATCGAATCACATCTGGCGCACCATCTGCCGGTCGATCGAGTAGCCGTCTTGCGGTGTGCGCCGGAATCCCTCGAGTCACGACTGCTCGAACGGGGTGAAACCGAAGCGAAGGCACGCGAAAACGTCGAAAGCGAGGCGCTAGACGTCATCCTCGCCGAAGCCGTCGACAGACACGGGCTCGAGTCCGTCTACGAAATCGATACGACGGATCTCGAACCAGCCGCAGTTGCGACGGCGCTCGAGTCGGTACTTTCCGGCGAGCGCGAACCGAGCGCCGGCACCGTCGACTTCGTGGGGTACCTGGCATGA
- the hisC gene encoding histidinol-phosphate transaminase: MHPRDLSDHVAYQAGRGIEEVARELGRDPSEFVKLASNENALGPAPAAVEAIQSAAAGVSSYPKATHADLTAALADRWGVTDDQVWLANGGDGAIDYLSRAMLEPGDEILVPVPGFAYYGMSARFHHGDVAEYELARDDDFRQDAATVLEAYDDERIVYLTSPHNPSGSTITLEAIETIATETDDETLVVVDEAYGEFADVDSAVALLEGENGFDQREDVAVLRTFSKAYGLAGLRLGYAIVPEAWADAYARVNTPFAASELACRAGLAALEDTAHVDRTIDIVETARHAMEADIAAHVWPSQGNFVLVNVGRDEAEGQSNSDGEATAVAEAMQTRGVIVRDCTSFGLPDCIRITCGTAEETHRAVETLNTILEERASDTSVPDDSGVSKP; this comes from the coding sequence ATGCACCCACGCGACCTGTCCGACCACGTCGCCTACCAGGCGGGTCGAGGCATCGAGGAAGTCGCTCGAGAACTCGGGCGCGACCCCTCGGAGTTCGTCAAACTCGCTTCGAACGAAAACGCCCTCGGGCCCGCACCGGCGGCCGTCGAAGCCATCCAGTCTGCCGCAGCCGGGGTTAGCTCATACCCAAAAGCGACCCACGCCGACCTCACCGCAGCCCTCGCCGACCGCTGGGGCGTCACGGACGATCAGGTCTGGCTAGCAAACGGCGGTGACGGCGCAATCGATTACCTCTCGCGGGCGATGCTCGAGCCCGGGGACGAGATACTCGTACCCGTACCCGGATTCGCCTATTACGGAATGAGCGCCCGGTTTCACCACGGCGACGTCGCCGAGTACGAACTCGCTCGCGACGACGATTTCAGACAGGACGCCGCAACCGTTCTCGAGGCCTACGACGACGAGCGAATCGTCTACCTGACGAGCCCGCACAACCCCTCAGGGTCGACCATCACGCTCGAGGCAATCGAAACGATTGCAACCGAAACCGACGACGAGACCCTCGTCGTGGTCGACGAAGCCTACGGCGAGTTCGCCGACGTCGACAGCGCCGTCGCACTGCTCGAGGGTGAAAACGGCTTCGACCAACGTGAAGACGTCGCCGTTCTTCGAACGTTCTCGAAAGCGTACGGTCTCGCCGGGTTGCGCCTTGGATACGCCATCGTTCCCGAAGCCTGGGCCGACGCGTACGCTCGCGTGAACACCCCGTTTGCTGCGAGCGAACTCGCCTGCCGGGCCGGGCTGGCCGCCCTCGAGGATACCGCTCACGTCGACCGGACCATCGACATCGTCGAAACCGCTCGCCACGCAATGGAAGCCGACATCGCGGCTCACGTCTGGCCGAGTCAGGGGAACTTCGTGTTGGTCAATGTGGGCCGCGACGAGGCGGAAGGTCAGTCCAATAGCGACGGCGAAGCCACAGCCGTGGCCGAAGCCATGCAAACACGCGGCGTCATCGTCAGAGACTGTACGAGTTTCGGACTGCCCGACTGTATCAGAATAACCTGCGGCACCGCAGAAGAAACCCATCGGGCTGTCGAAACGCTCAACACAATTCTCGAGGAGCGAGCGAGCGACACCTCTGTACCCGACGATTCGGGGGTGTCCAAGCCGTGA
- a CDS encoding MaoC family dehydratase codes for MSGLYYEEFEIGEPIEHERRRTISESDNQRFCDMTMNQQPLHLDETFAADTQFGERLVNGIYTMALAVGISIPETTDGTIVANLSYDDVEHPQPVFHGDTIRVRSTVTDKRETSDGERGIVTMDVEVFNQDDDLVCSFTRTVLSLKREFTETDDS; via the coding sequence ATGTCCGGACTGTACTACGAGGAGTTCGAGATCGGCGAACCGATCGAACACGAACGGAGACGCACGATATCCGAAAGCGACAACCAGCGGTTTTGCGATATGACGATGAACCAGCAGCCGTTGCACCTCGACGAGACCTTCGCCGCGGACACCCAGTTCGGCGAGCGGCTGGTCAACGGCATCTACACGATGGCACTCGCCGTCGGCATCTCGATTCCCGAGACGACCGACGGAACGATCGTCGCCAATCTGAGTTACGACGACGTCGAACACCCACAGCCGGTGTTCCACGGCGATACGATTCGCGTCCGCTCGACGGTCACCGACAAGCGCGAAACCAGCGACGGGGAACGCGGCATCGTCACCATGGACGTCGAGGTGTTCAATCAGGACGACGACCTTGTCTGTTCGTTCACCCGAACCGTTCTCTCGCTCAAACGGGAGTTCACCGAAACCGACGACAGCTGA
- the gdhB gene encoding glutamate dehydrogenase GdhB produces the protein MATAESTTEPESEAESAVETARRQLERAAAHLDVDEGTIERLRHPDSVYEVSIPLKRDDGTVEILTGYRAHHDDVRGPYKGGLRYHPAVTREECVALSMWMTWKCAVMDIPFGGAKGGVVINPKELSRDEEERLTRRLAQELRPVIGPMKDIPAPDMGTNPAMMAWFMDAYSMQEGETQPGIVTGKPPAVGGSYGREEAPGRSVGIIAEKAIDYYGWDIEETTVAVQGFGSVGANAARYLDKHGASVVAVSDVDGAIYDADGLDTNDVQDHDDVPGMVSGYDAPEHFSNAELLELDVDVLIPSAIGNVLTGENAGNVQADMIVEGANGPTTSQADTIFERREIPVIPDFLANAGGVTVSYFEWLQNTNRRAWSLERVHEELEHEMLQAWEGVRKEYEARDVTWRDAAYIVALQRIAESHDARGLWP, from the coding sequence ATGGCAACCGCAGAATCTACCACTGAACCGGAGTCAGAAGCAGAGTCAGCCGTCGAAACCGCCCGGAGGCAACTCGAGCGTGCCGCTGCCCACCTCGACGTCGACGAGGGCACAATCGAGCGTCTGCGACATCCGGATTCCGTCTACGAGGTTTCGATTCCGCTCAAACGAGACGATGGAACGGTCGAAATCCTCACTGGGTACCGCGCGCACCACGACGACGTTCGCGGTCCCTACAAGGGTGGGCTTCGATACCACCCTGCAGTCACCAGAGAGGAGTGTGTCGCGCTCTCAATGTGGATGACCTGGAAGTGTGCCGTGATGGACATCCCCTTCGGTGGCGCAAAGGGTGGTGTCGTCATCAACCCGAAAGAGCTCAGCCGAGACGAAGAGGAACGACTTACGCGACGGCTCGCACAGGAGCTGCGACCGGTTATCGGGCCGATGAAAGACATCCCGGCCCCCGACATGGGAACGAATCCAGCGATGATGGCGTGGTTTATGGACGCCTATTCGATGCAAGAAGGCGAAACCCAACCGGGCATCGTGACGGGGAAACCGCCTGCCGTTGGCGGGAGTTACGGGCGCGAGGAAGCGCCCGGTCGCAGCGTCGGCATTATTGCCGAGAAGGCGATCGACTACTACGGCTGGGACATCGAGGAAACAACCGTCGCCGTACAGGGATTCGGAAGTGTTGGTGCCAACGCCGCACGCTATCTGGATAAACACGGTGCCAGCGTTGTCGCCGTCAGCGACGTCGACGGCGCAATCTACGATGCTGACGGTCTCGACACGAACGACGTACAGGACCACGACGACGTTCCGGGGATGGTTTCGGGGTACGACGCACCCGAGCACTTCTCGAACGCCGAACTCCTCGAACTCGACGTCGACGTGTTGATCCCGAGTGCGATCGGGAACGTGTTGACTGGCGAAAATGCCGGGAACGTCCAGGCTGACATGATCGTGGAAGGGGCAAACGGCCCAACGACTTCACAGGCCGACACAATCTTCGAGCGCCGCGAGATACCGGTCATCCCCGACTTCCTCGCCAACGCCGGCGGTGTCACCGTCTCGTACTTCGAGTGGCTTCAGAACACCAACCGTCGCGCCTGGTCGCTCGAGCGCGTCCACGAAGAACTCGAACACGAGATGTTGCAGGCCTGGGAGGGAGTCCGAAAAGAATACGAAGCGCGCGACGTCACCTGGCGAGATGCGGCGTACATCGTTGCCTTACAGCGGATTGCCGAGTCACACGACGCTCGCGGGCTCTGGCCTTAA
- a CDS encoding HpcH/HpaI aldolase/citrate lyase family protein — protein sequence MARRSVLFTPGDRPEMLRKAPTAGADVIVFDLEDAVSPGQKETARQSVRDVLTDPEFDPDCTVCVRVNAPSTIASADLEALFEVDDSNDDVATGLRLDAVMVPKVEAGSEVAEVVADLTPKVPQVPIFALIETAAGVLAAPEIAAHSAVEALVFGAEDLSADIGATRTDDGLEVLYARERVVIAAAAAGCDAIDTVYTDFGDEAGLIEATEFAIQLGYDGKMAIHPAQVEPINEAFTPNESEREWAKNVMAAKEAADAEGRGVFEVDGQMIDAPLIAQAERILERAAAANDGS from the coding sequence ATGGCACGTCGTTCCGTCCTGTTTACGCCCGGTGACCGTCCGGAGATGCTCCGAAAGGCCCCTACTGCGGGCGCTGACGTAATCGTGTTCGACCTCGAGGATGCGGTTTCTCCCGGCCAAAAGGAGACGGCTCGACAATCCGTCCGCGACGTCCTCACCGATCCCGAGTTCGATCCCGACTGCACGGTCTGTGTACGAGTGAACGCACCGTCGACGATCGCGTCTGCTGATCTCGAAGCACTTTTCGAGGTGGATGACTCGAACGATGATGTGGCCACCGGCCTCCGTCTCGACGCCGTGATGGTTCCAAAAGTCGAGGCCGGGAGTGAGGTGGCCGAGGTGGTTGCCGACCTCACACCGAAAGTCCCACAGGTGCCGATTTTTGCGCTGATAGAAACGGCCGCTGGCGTCCTCGCTGCACCCGAGATTGCCGCTCACTCGGCCGTCGAGGCGCTGGTGTTCGGTGCCGAGGACCTATCCGCGGATATCGGGGCGACACGGACCGATGACGGCCTCGAGGTGCTGTACGCTCGCGAACGGGTCGTCATCGCGGCCGCGGCTGCCGGGTGTGACGCCATCGACACGGTCTACACTGACTTCGGTGACGAGGCAGGCCTCATCGAAGCGACCGAATTTGCGATACAGTTGGGTTACGACGGCAAGATGGCGATACACCCCGCACAGGTCGAGCCGATAAACGAGGCGTTCACGCCCAACGAGAGCGAACGCGAGTGGGCGAAAAATGTGATGGCGGCGAAGGAGGCCGCCGACGCGGAGGGACGAGGGGTCTTCGAAGTTGACGGCCAGATGATCGATGCCCCACTGATCGCCCAGGCCGAACGCATTCTCGAGCGAGCGGCGGCTGCCAACGACGGTTCGTGA
- a CDS encoding Glu/Leu/Phe/Val family dehydrogenase: MSGKANPFESLQSQIDSAAFHLDIEPDVLDRLKHPERVLETNLSVELDDGTLERFKAFRSQFNGDRGPYKGGIRYHPGVTRDEVKALSGWMVYKCAVVNIPYGGGKGGIVIDPAAYSESEIERLTRAFATELRPFIGEDRDIPAPDVNTGQREMNWIKDTYELLENTTEPGVITGKAIESGGSEGRVEATGRSTMLAAREAFKYLDKPIESATVAVQGYGNAGWIAANLLEDIGATVVAVSDSSGAIYAEDGFDTAAVKTFKNETGTVSDYEDADEAFTNEELLTLDVDLLVPAALENAIDGALAEDVQADVIAEAANGPLTPEADDVLTERGVHVIPDILANAGGVTVSYFEWVQNRQRFYWSEERVNEELETIICNAFDDLTSTYEAHDIDNFRTAAYVVAIQRVVNAFEEGGTFP; the protein is encoded by the coding sequence ATGTCCGGGAAGGCGAATCCGTTCGAGAGTCTCCAGTCACAAATCGACAGCGCTGCTTTCCATCTCGATATCGAACCGGACGTGCTCGACCGTCTCAAACACCCCGAGCGCGTCCTCGAAACCAACTTATCAGTCGAACTTGACGATGGGACACTCGAGCGATTCAAAGCGTTTCGCTCCCAGTTCAACGGTGACCGAGGCCCGTACAAGGGGGGAATTCGATACCATCCGGGGGTCACCCGCGACGAAGTGAAGGCGCTCTCGGGGTGGATGGTCTACAAATGTGCGGTCGTAAACATCCCCTACGGGGGCGGAAAAGGCGGCATCGTTATCGATCCTGCGGCGTACTCTGAAAGCGAAATCGAGCGACTCACACGAGCGTTTGCAACGGAGTTACGGCCGTTTATCGGCGAAGACCGAGACATCCCCGCCCCGGACGTCAACACCGGCCAGCGCGAGATGAACTGGATCAAAGACACGTACGAACTGCTCGAAAACACGACCGAACCGGGGGTTATCACGGGGAAAGCCATCGAGTCCGGCGGAAGTGAAGGGCGCGTCGAGGCGACCGGCCGGTCGACGATGCTCGCCGCACGGGAAGCGTTCAAATACCTGGATAAACCGATCGAGAGTGCGACGGTGGCCGTGCAAGGGTACGGTAACGCTGGCTGGATCGCTGCCAACCTGCTCGAAGATATCGGGGCGACGGTCGTCGCCGTCTCGGACTCGAGTGGAGCCATCTACGCCGAGGACGGCTTCGACACGGCGGCCGTCAAGACCTTCAAAAACGAAACCGGCACTGTCTCTGATTACGAGGATGCCGACGAAGCGTTCACAAACGAGGAGCTGCTGACTCTCGATGTCGACTTGCTCGTTCCCGCTGCGCTCGAGAACGCCATCGACGGGGCTCTGGCTGAGGATGTCCAGGCCGATGTTATCGCAGAGGCTGCAAACGGTCCGTTGACTCCGGAGGCTGACGATGTGCTGACCGAACGCGGCGTTCACGTCATCCCGGACATTCTGGCCAACGCTGGCGGCGTCACCGTCTCGTACTTCGAATGGGTGCAGAACCGTCAGCGCTTCTACTGGAGCGAAGAACGCGTCAACGAGGAACTCGAGACGATCATCTGTAACGCCTTCGACGACCTTACAAGCACGTACGAAGCCCACGACATCGACAACTTCCGGACGGCAGCCTACGTCGTGGCGATCCAGCGGGTCGTCAATGCCTTCGAAGAGGGTGGTACGTTCCCCTGA
- a CDS encoding DUF2062 domain-containing protein, whose protein sequence is MIRDRLALYRDRVRRALLAAFREEHTPHEIALSFAIGIFITAMPSGGLGIGLFFVFIYWWSWVSKPAIFASVVVLNPIIKPVVYIASYQVGAFLFGTEPRVPSTHSSLETIITIVQLVLIGNVIIALVLSVLSYVTVLHLTRAHRQQVRTDSATSGWSSVLLFFRRRK, encoded by the coding sequence ATGATCCGCGACCGTCTCGCTCTCTACCGTGATCGCGTTCGACGGGCATTACTCGCGGCATTTCGAGAAGAACATACTCCACACGAGATTGCGCTGAGTTTTGCGATTGGCATTTTCATTACGGCGATGCCCAGCGGTGGGCTCGGAATCGGATTGTTTTTCGTGTTTATTTACTGGTGGTCCTGGGTTAGCAAACCAGCAATCTTCGCGTCCGTCGTCGTGTTGAACCCGATTATCAAACCGGTGGTGTATATAGCGAGCTATCAGGTTGGCGCGTTTCTCTTTGGGACGGAACCGAGAGTTCCCTCGACACACAGCTCACTCGAGACGATCATCACTATCGTCCAACTCGTGCTCATCGGCAACGTCATCATCGCACTGGTGCTTTCTGTCCTCAGTTACGTTACCGTCTTGCACCTGACTCGCGCGCATCGTCAACAGGTTCGCACGGATTCCGCAACGTCCGGTTGGAGCAGTGTTTTGCTTTTCTTTCGACGACGAAAGTAA